TGCAAAAACGCGCGAATCGAATATCCCGGAGATCGCGATAGCATCTGGCATACGCTGAACTGCCGCAACATCGTAAGCGCCCAGGTCGCCACAGGCACCCGCACCTTCGCGGCAGCTAATCCGATCCAGTAGTTAGCTCCAGGCCCTTTGCTTTAAAAAAATCCAGTAGGGCGAGCGTCCCTGCCCGCCATTAAGATGGCGCGCCGCGCGCCTCGATGTCTGCCAAAAAAGGAGGTGCGAGCCGTTCGGCTCGCGCAATCAATGGCGGGCAGGGACGCCCACCCTACTGTTTTTTTCGGAGTCAGGACTGACGATTCAGGCGATAAAGCACGTGAGGCAAGCCCGTGTGGGTGATGTCGCGATCGTATTGGAAGCCGCAGGATTCCATTACTCGGCGCGAGGCTTGGTTGTGCGGGAGCGTGAATGCTACCAGCTCGTTGAGGTGCAGCTCGTCGAAAGCGAATCGCAGTGAGGCGCGCGACATTTCGGTTGCGTAGCCTTTGCGCTGCTGATCGGCGCGCACTGCGTAGGCGAGCTCGATGACCTCGGTGCCTTCGACGGTCGCGTGCTTGATGCCGCAATAGCCCATGAACTCGGCGCTCGTACGATCGCGGAAAGCCATAAGCCCGAAGCCGTGATTGCGCCAGTGATCTGCGGCTTGCGCGAGGAAGTCGCGCGTCGATGCTTCAGCGAGCGGTTTGCCGTCGGTCGTCAGCGTCGCGGTGACGCGCGGATCTGAATGCAGCAGGCGCAGGACGCCGAAGTCCGACTCGCCGAGCGGAGTTCCGATCAGGCGCGCCGTCTCGAGTCGCTGCGCCTGGCTGCTCACTTCTTGCGAACGATTGTCAGACCGTCGGATACTCCGAGCATCACGGCCTCGACGCGCTGGTCCTTCGCGATGAAATCGTTGAGCGCCCGGATAGCCTTGGTGTCATCGGTCTGATTCGAGTCATCGATCACCGCGCCGCTCCATAGCACGTTGTCGATGAGGATTAGACCGTTCGGACGCATGCGCTTCAGGATTTCTTCGTAATAGTTGCGGTAGTTGGACTTGTCCGCGTCGATGAATGCGAAGTCGATCGGATAGTTCGCGGGCAACGCTGCGAGGGTCTCGGTTGCGGGGGCGAGCTTGAGCGTGATCTTGCCCGCGACGCCGGCGCGCTCCCAGTAGCGCTTGCCAATCGACGTCCATTCCGCGTTCACATCGCAGCACAGCATCTTACCGTCGTTGGGCAGCGCACGCGCGACGCACAACGCGCTGTATCCCGTGAAGGTGCCGACTTCGACCGCCGAGCGCGCTCCGATCGCGCCCGCCAGCAGGCCCATCAGCGTGCCCTGCTCGGGCGCGATCTGCATCATGCTGATCGCGCCGAGTTTCGCGGTTTCGTTGGCGAGTTCCGCGCGCAATGGATCGCCATTGTGGCCGCATCCAACGAGATAATCGTAGAGTTTCGGACTCAGGGTGACGTACTTAGCTCGATCTGCCATGGAACCTAAGATTGCAGGAACGCCAACTCCAGAAAAGGATGCGGCGCAGCCGCGTGACTGCGCCGCATCGCGATCTATAGAGCCTTATCTTACTTGCCGCCGAGATAGGTGAAGTCGCCGTGCTGATTCGCCGACAGCGTCCCGGTGAAGATACTGTGCCGGTGATGCGCGGTGAAGGCGATGCGATGAATTACCTCCGACTCGCCGACTTCGGACAGCGTATCGTCGCCGTCGAGCATGTAGAGCTTCTCGCGGCCATCGGAGTCGGTCGCGCCGAGCAGCATCGAGCCATTGGCAGTGAGCACCGGATCACCAAGCGACTCGAGTAGCGTTCCGATCGGCGTCAACTCGCCGCGCGACAGGGCGACGTCGAGATGCTGGCGGTTGAGTCGGAAAATCGCCGGCGTCCGGGCGCATCCCGCCAGCACGGCCGTCGTGCCATCAGCCATCAAACCCGGCCGGCCTGGAGAAACGTAGGTAATCGGACCGAGAGGCGTGAGCGTACCGGTTGGCAGGATGCGCGTCATCGTGCCCTGGTTGTAGACGAAGAGCGCGCCGCCTTGCGGCGTCTTGGCGGTGAACGCGATCATCGTACCGGTCGTCGAGTTGACCGCCGCGGGCAGGCCGAACGGCCGCTGATACTGCGTATGGTTTGGGCCGTAGTCGCCTTCGACGGCAAGCTCGCTCACCCCGCCTTTCGAGAGCAACAGCAGCGCCTGGCGATGAGGTGGAGCAGGATCTTTGGGATTTTTCGGTGGGTCCGGGTTGAGAAACGCATTAAAAACCACGTCACCGCCATCGCCCATCTGCTGGCTGCCGAAGCCGAGCACGGCGATCTCATGGCCATCGCTGGTCTTCTGACCGGCTTTCACCGGGCATGTGAGCTCGCCGTGCGAATAGATGAAGAGCGCGTCACGGCCGTGACCTTGCGCCGAGATAAACGCGATGTTCCCTTCAGCATCGGCGACAGGATATGGATCGCCGCGAAACGCCGGCGTGCATTCGCCGGCAGTCAGCGCCTTGGGCGGAATCACCGGGACGACGCGATTCCATA
This genomic stretch from Candidatus Binataceae bacterium harbors:
- a CDS encoding GNAT family N-acetyltransferase, with translation MSSQAQRLETARLIGTPLGESDFGVLRLLHSDPRVTATLTTDGKPLAEASTRDFLAQAADHWRNHGFGLMAFRDRTSAEFMGYCGIKHATVEGTEVIELAYAVRADQQRKGYATEMSRASLRFAFDELHLNELVAFTLPHNQASRRVMESCGFQYDRDITHTGLPHVLYRLNRQS
- a CDS encoding class I SAM-dependent methyltransferase — its product is MADRAKYVTLSPKLYDYLVGCGHNGDPLRAELANETAKLGAISMMQIAPEQGTLMGLLAGAIGARSAVEVGTFTGYSALCVARALPNDGKMLCCDVNAEWTSIGKRYWERAGVAGKITLKLAPATETLAALPANYPIDFAFIDADKSNYRNYYEEILKRMRPNGLILIDNVLWSGAVIDDSNQTDDTKAIRALNDFIAKDQRVEAVMLGVSDGLTIVRKK